A region from the Ptychodera flava strain L36383 chromosome 12, AS_Pfla_20210202, whole genome shotgun sequence genome encodes:
- the LOC139144857 gene encoding uncharacterized protein, which translates to MKKYGDVMKISYMSSDEDGSDAGEGEVSERVLMKGVSESSPPEDAPEWATQNVSTSTMQDRIEENADEDAPEWATQDASTSARQDHIGNNAVNIDNGEGEGTDSDFDCDDFYIDWPDNDADASSAGSESTASLVEAAKALREKVLSRKTLKESTDQKEAFARAPRKAPREVMETTRMVFNQVDFDYSRRVDDQANRKKIHTTAYAVFSECKAKQIQCDWRAALVAVKNHFRSKKKVYCGLCPAVAKRQRIYSRKDRKLQRRKRALTRDEMEEYGDVMKISYMSSDEDGSDAGEGEVSETLFRKTLPWRSVSLCNLFETLDKRSQKKAARRNIKQKRVILKGVSDSSPPEDAPEWATQNVSTSTMQDRIEENADEDAPEWATQDASTSARQDHIGNNAVNIDNGEGEGTDSDFDCDDFYIDWPDNNTDATSTSTLRESIRRTSAGSEVRGGSNSVRERVNNAPSVPAGKAGRRLRLTFSFE; encoded by the exons atgaaaaaatacggTGACGTCATGAAAATATCTTACATGAGTTCAGACGAGGATGGCAGTGATGCAGGGGAGGGTGAAGTATCTGAGCGTGTGCTTATGAAAGGTGTTTCGGAGAGTTCGCCCCCAGAAGATGCACCTGAGTGGGCTACGCAGAATGTATCAACATCTACAATGCAAGACCGCATCGAGGAAAATGCTGATGAAGATGCACCTGAGTGGGCCACTCAGGATGCATCGACCTCGGCAAGACAAGACCACATCGGAAATAATGCCGTGAACATCGACAATGGGGAAGGCGAGGGAACCGACAGCGATTTTGATTGTGACGACTTTTATATTGACTGGCCAGATAACGATGCCGATGCATCCAGCGCTGGTTCTGAA TCAACTGCCTCACTGGTGGAAGCCGCGAAAGCGTTGAGAGAAAAAGTGTTGTCACGGAAGACTCTCAAAGAATCAACCGATCAGAAAGAAGCATTCGCCCGGGCTCCAAGAAAGGCACCAAGAGAAGTTATG GAGACAACAAGGATGGTATTCAATCAAGTGGATTTTGATTACAGCCGGCG TGTTGATGATCAAGCAAACCGGAAGAAAATCCATACTACGGCCTATGCAGTTTTTTCTGAGTGCAAGGCTAAACAAATACAATGTGATTGGAGAGCAGCCCTGG tCGCTGTTAAGAACCACTTTCGTTCAAAGAAGAAGGTTTACTGTGGACTTTGCCCGGCAGTAGCGAAGAGGCAGAGGATCTACAGCAGAAAAGATCGA AAACTTCAGCGAAGAAAACGAGCTTTAACAAGAGATGAAATGGAAGAATATGGTGACGTCATGAAAATATCTTACATGAGTTCAGATGAGGATGGCAGTGATGCAGGGGAGGGTGAAGTATCTGAAACACTTTTCAGAAAAACTCTTCCATGGAGGTCTGTCTCACTTTGTAATCTTTTCGAGACGCTCGATAAGCGCTCTCAAAAAAAGGCCGCCAGGCGTAACATCAAACAAAAACGTGTGATTCTGAAAGGTGTTTCGGACAGCTCACCCCCGGAAGATGCACCTGAGTGGGCCACGCAGAATGTATCAACATCTACAATGCAAGACCGCATCGAGGAAAATGCTGATGAAGATGCACCTGAGTGGGCCACTCAGGATGCATCGACCTCGGCAAGGCAAGACCACATCGGAAATAATGCCGTGAACATCGACAATGGGGAAGGCGAGGGAACCGACAGCGATTTTGATTGTGACGACTTTTATATTGACTGGCCAGATAACAATACCGACGCAACTAGTACCTCTACTCTCCGTGAAAGTATTCGTCGCACGAGCGCAGGTTCTGAAGTAAGAGGAGGGAGTAATTCTGTCAGAGAAAGAGTTAATAATGCCCCCTCTGTCCCAGCTGGAAAAGCTGGAAGGAGGTTGCGACTGACATTCTCATTTGAATAG
- the LOC139144858 gene encoding cornifelin homolog B-like, translated as MASGHHGDFVKEEIGGSQMYHHHYNTPPASYDTPPYNTPPYNTSPYPQTTTTQNVVIVKEQRHGGEWTAGLFGCFGDLTGCLMSFFCHPFYKCCLSKKMGENFCMPLCLGPADLMVLRMKLRTMNKIPGGAIADCCTVTWCACCAAVQMSREWDSTVMTRI; from the exons ATGGCTTCGGGACATCATGGCGACTTTGTCAAAGAGGAAATTGGCGGTTCTCAAATGTACCATCACCATTACAACACGCCGCCGGCGTCGTACGACACACCGCCGTACAACACGCCCCCATACAACACATCACCATAcccacaaacaacaacaacccaG aatgttgTAATTGTCAAAGAGCAGCGGCATGGTGGGGAGTGGACTGCTGGACTGTTCGGGTGTTTTGGAGACCTTACGGGAT GCTTGATGTCTTTCTTCTGCCATCCTTTCTACAAATGTTGCCTCTCAAAGAAGATGGGCGAAAACTTCTGCATGCCGCTGTGTCTGGGCCCTGCCGACTTGATGGTTCTCAGAATGAAACTGAGAACAATGAACAAGATTCCG GGTGGCGCCATCGCGGACTGCTGTACGGTCACATGGTGTGCATGTTGTGCAGCTGTTCAGATGTCGCGAGAATGGGACAGTACGGTCATGACACGGATATAG
- the LOC139144859 gene encoding uncharacterized protein isoform X2, with protein sequence MFRSPSKGYIIQHKPDCIILLEQNVISHGFNGRFRLLFCFTAVMASFVVLLSLLYAEADVPLLPSGKFGFRDRNESIQFTLNRTSDVGDTTSIVLNNTKRNTSSSETREEIIPANRFLLPIIVESNTDPGKTWDFFKRALLTSIHDNRSLVMSPFFVLNTNTSSHQAIHMNFTFDFDRLEEAVPVATLDEFKENCRNKLQLRRCDSSKGYDVTRNIFTEFTGIDLPDSLEVLDMAPMGGEEFKNFSNSPCLGVYNPCGEGLQGDAEVPVSVIRDLQRAPFIVEVADAVMLELGLTAEAFAAVEWPNNIFDNKALVTESENNSNNGSTVTEKQVKLATDKLKSILESKNIKCMYVTTSPWIEKVVDILSNEIPSLRIMTSNDVRPILKSEFVNDFPDDAYTLSFLEQEICYRSSVFLSSSPSGWFKFVKEQRNATGRTTVDILSLIESQELEKT encoded by the exons ATGTTCCGTAGCCCTTCCAAAGGCTATATAATTCAGCACAAACCTGACTGTATAATTCTACTGGAACAGAATGTTATATCTCACGGGTTCAACGGACGATTCAGACTACTGTTCTGTTTCACTGCTGTGATGGCTTCATTCGTAGTGTTATTGAGCTTGTTATATGCTGAAGCAGACGTCCCTCTACTGCCGTCTGGGAAATTTGGTTTTCGTGATCGAAATGAATCTATTCAG TTTACATTGAACAGGACTTCAGATGTTGGTGACACTACCAGCATTGTCTTAAATAACACAAAAAGGAACACAAGCTCTTCGGAAACACGGGAAGAAATCATTCCTGCAAATCGTTTCTTGTTACCAATAATTGTTGAATCTAACACTGATCCTGGGAAGACCTGGGACTTCTTTAAGCGCGCCTTATTAACCAGTATCCATGACAACAGAAGTCTGGTGATGTCTCCGTTCTTCGTGCTCAACACCAACACAAGTTCTCACCAAGCTATTCATATGAACTTTACATTTGACTTCGATAGGTTGGAGGAGGCCGTGCCTGTTGCAACTCTAGatgaatttaaagaaaattgcagaaacaaattacagctTAGACGGTGTGATTCTTCAAAAGGATATGACGTAACGCGGAACATTTTCACAGAGTTCACGGGAATTGATCTGCCTGATAGTCTGGAGGTGTTAGATATGGCTCCGATGGGAGGAGAGGAGTTTAAAAACTTTAGTAATTCACCTTGTCTTGGTGTTTACAATCCTTGTGGTGAGGGACTTCAAGGAGACGCCGAAGTCCCAGTATCTGTCATTAGAGACCTACAGAGGGCTCCCTTCATTGTGGAAGTAGCGGACGCTGTCATGCTTGAACTCGGTTTAACTGCTGAGGCATTTGCTGCAGTGGAATGGCCGAACAACATATTTGACAA CAAGGCTCTTGTGACTGAGAGCGAAAACAACAGCAATAATGGATCGACAGTTACGGAAAAACAAGTGAAACTTGCAACCGACAAATTAAAATCAATTTTGgaatccaaaaatatcaagtgTATGTACGTAACAACATCTCCGTGGATAGAG AAAGTTGTGGATATTTTATCAAATGAAATACCCAGCCTGAGGATCATGACATCAAATGATGTCAGGCCGATTCTGAAATCTGAATTCGTCAACGATTTTCCAGATGATGCTTACACGTTATCATTCTTGGAACAGGAAATTTGCTACA GGTCGAGTGTATTTCTGTCAAGTTCACCATCTGGTTGGTTCAAGTTTGTGAAGGAACAGAGAAATGCAACTGGAAGAACGACTGTCGATATCCTCTCACTGATTGAATCCCAGGAACTGGAGAAAACCTGA
- the LOC139144859 gene encoding uncharacterized protein isoform X1 yields MFRSPSKGYIIQHKPDCIILLEQNVISHGFNGRFRLLFCFTAVMASFVVLLSLLYAEADVPLLPSGKFGFRDRNESIQQFTLNRTSDVGDTTSIVLNNTKRNTSSSETREEIIPANRFLLPIIVESNTDPGKTWDFFKRALLTSIHDNRSLVMSPFFVLNTNTSSHQAIHMNFTFDFDRLEEAVPVATLDEFKENCRNKLQLRRCDSSKGYDVTRNIFTEFTGIDLPDSLEVLDMAPMGGEEFKNFSNSPCLGVYNPCGEGLQGDAEVPVSVIRDLQRAPFIVEVADAVMLELGLTAEAFAAVEWPNNIFDNKALVTESENNSNNGSTVTEKQVKLATDKLKSILESKNIKCMYVTTSPWIEKVVDILSNEIPSLRIMTSNDVRPILKSEFVNDFPDDAYTLSFLEQEICYRSSVFLSSSPSGWFKFVKEQRNATGRTTVDILSLIESQELEKT; encoded by the exons ATGTTCCGTAGCCCTTCCAAAGGCTATATAATTCAGCACAAACCTGACTGTATAATTCTACTGGAACAGAATGTTATATCTCACGGGTTCAACGGACGATTCAGACTACTGTTCTGTTTCACTGCTGTGATGGCTTCATTCGTAGTGTTATTGAGCTTGTTATATGCTGAAGCAGACGTCCCTCTACTGCCGTCTGGGAAATTTGGTTTTCGTGATCGAAATGAATCTATTCAG CAGTTTACATTGAACAGGACTTCAGATGTTGGTGACACTACCAGCATTGTCTTAAATAACACAAAAAGGAACACAAGCTCTTCGGAAACACGGGAAGAAATCATTCCTGCAAATCGTTTCTTGTTACCAATAATTGTTGAATCTAACACTGATCCTGGGAAGACCTGGGACTTCTTTAAGCGCGCCTTATTAACCAGTATCCATGACAACAGAAGTCTGGTGATGTCTCCGTTCTTCGTGCTCAACACCAACACAAGTTCTCACCAAGCTATTCATATGAACTTTACATTTGACTTCGATAGGTTGGAGGAGGCCGTGCCTGTTGCAACTCTAGatgaatttaaagaaaattgcagaaacaaattacagctTAGACGGTGTGATTCTTCAAAAGGATATGACGTAACGCGGAACATTTTCACAGAGTTCACGGGAATTGATCTGCCTGATAGTCTGGAGGTGTTAGATATGGCTCCGATGGGAGGAGAGGAGTTTAAAAACTTTAGTAATTCACCTTGTCTTGGTGTTTACAATCCTTGTGGTGAGGGACTTCAAGGAGACGCCGAAGTCCCAGTATCTGTCATTAGAGACCTACAGAGGGCTCCCTTCATTGTGGAAGTAGCGGACGCTGTCATGCTTGAACTCGGTTTAACTGCTGAGGCATTTGCTGCAGTGGAATGGCCGAACAACATATTTGACAA CAAGGCTCTTGTGACTGAGAGCGAAAACAACAGCAATAATGGATCGACAGTTACGGAAAAACAAGTGAAACTTGCAACCGACAAATTAAAATCAATTTTGgaatccaaaaatatcaagtgTATGTACGTAACAACATCTCCGTGGATAGAG AAAGTTGTGGATATTTTATCAAATGAAATACCCAGCCTGAGGATCATGACATCAAATGATGTCAGGCCGATTCTGAAATCTGAATTCGTCAACGATTTTCCAGATGATGCTTACACGTTATCATTCTTGGAACAGGAAATTTGCTACA GGTCGAGTGTATTTCTGTCAAGTTCACCATCTGGTTGGTTCAAGTTTGTGAAGGAACAGAGAAATGCAACTGGAAGAACGACTGTCGATATCCTCTCACTGATTGAATCCCAGGAACTGGAGAAAACCTGA